A genomic window from Halogeometricum borinquense DSM 11551 includes:
- a CDS encoding HAD family hydrolase — protein sequence MQYDAVIFDNDGVLVRLSPLAVLREASRAAFEAVGVTDPAAEHVEQMMLGVTPADVREVSEVYSLDPDAFWAARDGAAADAQISEMRDGRLSCYDDVAALEHIRAPRGIVSTNQQETIDAVLDHHDFSHLFATAYGREPTIESLRRKKPEPHYLERAMADLDAETALFVGDSETDVLAAHRAGIDSAFIRRPHRSDTELDASPTYEIETLYDIHAIDGVPVADAAADGGTEGKR from the coding sequence ATGCAGTACGATGCGGTCATCTTCGACAACGATGGCGTCCTCGTGCGATTGTCTCCCCTTGCGGTGCTTCGAGAGGCGTCGCGCGCGGCGTTTGAGGCCGTCGGCGTGACCGATCCCGCGGCAGAACACGTCGAACAGATGATGCTCGGCGTGACGCCTGCCGACGTACGCGAAGTGAGTGAGGTGTACAGTCTCGACCCCGACGCGTTTTGGGCGGCACGCGACGGCGCGGCGGCCGACGCCCAAATCTCCGAGATGCGTGACGGCCGACTGTCGTGCTACGACGACGTGGCGGCGCTTGAACACATCCGCGCTCCACGCGGCATCGTCAGCACGAACCAACAGGAGACTATCGACGCCGTTCTCGACCATCACGATTTCTCGCATCTGTTTGCGACAGCGTACGGCCGCGAACCGACGATAGAGAGCCTTCGGCGAAAGAAACCGGAACCACACTACCTCGAACGCGCGATGGCCGACCTGGACGCCGAGACGGCCCTGTTCGTCGGCGACAGCGAGACGGACGTGCTGGCGGCCCACCGCGCCGGCATCGACTCCGCGTTCATCCGCCGTCCGCACCGTTCGGACACCGAACTGGATGCGTCGCCGACGTACGAAATCGAGACGCTGTACGATATCCACGCTATCGACGGCGTGCCGGTCGCTGACGCCGCGGCGGATGGGGGAACCGAGGGGAAGCGTTGA
- a CDS encoding RAD55 family ATPase encodes MRIPSGVSGFDHLIQGGFLPGRLYVLSGPPGSGKTTFTTQYVAEGLRNGENCMYITMHESREELVNDMSSYDFGFETLTESDQFRFINLASQKGKHVLNQFSGGGGSSGVQSLTDKIVAFVNSRKVDRLVIDSTMLLQLLFTGDDQEMTRFLTALKQGDATTLLISEMTDPSSYSDEHFLAHGVIFFHNYLEATGMTRGIQVVKMRGTDIDCDIRSLNFTDEGLVVDPMDHVEF; translated from the coding sequence ATGCGGATTCCGAGTGGGGTAAGTGGATTCGACCATCTCATCCAAGGTGGGTTCCTCCCCGGCCGACTCTACGTCCTTTCAGGACCTCCGGGTAGTGGGAAGACGACGTTCACCACCCAGTACGTCGCTGAGGGACTCCGAAACGGGGAGAACTGTATGTATATCACGATGCACGAGAGCCGAGAGGAACTCGTCAACGACATGTCGAGCTATGACTTCGGGTTCGAGACGCTCACGGAGTCGGACCAGTTCCGGTTCATCAACCTTGCCAGTCAGAAAGGCAAGCACGTGCTGAACCAGTTCTCTGGTGGTGGGGGTTCCTCAGGTGTCCAGAGTCTCACCGACAAAATCGTCGCTTTCGTGAACTCGCGGAAGGTGGACCGTCTCGTCATCGATTCGACGATGCTCCTTCAGTTACTGTTCACAGGTGACGATCAGGAGATGACGCGGTTTTTGACCGCGCTGAAACAGGGTGATGCGACGACGCTTCTCATCTCCGAGATGACGGACCCGAGTTCGTACTCCGACGAACACTTCCTCGCGCACGGCGTTATCTTTTTCCACAATTATCTCGAAGCAACGGGGATGACCCGTGGTATCCAAGTGGTCAAGATGCGCGGGACGGATATCGACTGTGACATTCGCTCGCTGAACTTCACCGACGAGGGATTGGTCGTCGATCCGATGGATCACGTGGAATTCTGA
- the msrB gene encoding peptide-methionine (R)-S-oxide reductase MsrB encodes MSERRSEDVPTTDEEWRERLSEEEYHILRERGTEPRFSGDHVDRDEDGAYLCTGCGAELFDAETKFDSGCGWPSFFAAHDDAIETETDTRHGMRRIEVLCENCGGHLGHVFDDGPEPTGKRYCINSVALEFDPDE; translated from the coding sequence ATGTCCGAACGGCGTTCCGAAGACGTTCCGACGACCGATGAGGAGTGGCGCGAGCGACTTTCCGAGGAGGAGTATCACATTCTCCGCGAGCGCGGGACCGAACCAAGATTCAGCGGAGACCACGTAGACCGAGACGAGGACGGTGCGTATCTGTGTACCGGGTGCGGAGCCGAACTGTTCGATGCCGAGACGAAGTTCGACTCGGGATGCGGATGGCCGTCGTTTTTCGCCGCTCACGACGACGCCATCGAGACGGAGACGGACACTCGCCACGGAATGCGCCGTATCGAAGTGCTATGTGAGAACTGCGGCGGACATCTCGGACACGTGTTCGACGACGGTCCGGAGCCGACGGGGAAGCGGTACTGTATCAACTCTGTCGCCTTGGAGTTCGACCCCGATGAGTGA